From [Clostridium] symbiosum, a single genomic window includes:
- a CDS encoding tripartite tricarboxylate transporter TctB family protein, whose product MKKYLTLDVVIGMLLILFSGWFWYLSLAFPEAAQMFPQLFLTVTFLLSVLLLISGVAEQSKRIKKGELREGAGFLKQFILPCKAYCIMVLYIIGIRSIGFFVATTVFMAAFMYFLKVRKPFILLGVTAGMDLFLYVMFCMGLKLSLPAGILF is encoded by the coding sequence ATGAAAAAATATTTGACACTGGATGTGGTAATTGGGATGCTTCTGATACTTTTCAGCGGCTGGTTCTGGTATTTATCGCTGGCGTTTCCGGAAGCCGCCCAGATGTTTCCCCAGTTATTTCTGACCGTGACCTTTCTTTTATCCGTACTGCTGCTGATAAGCGGCGTGGCTGAACAGTCAAAGCGGATAAAAAAAGGAGAACTCCGGGAAGGGGCCGGTTTTTTAAAACAGTTTATCCTGCCGTGCAAGGCATACTGCATTATGGTGCTTTATATCATTGGAATCAGGAGTATCGGCTTTTTTGTGGCAACTACCGTTTTTATGGCCGCATTCATGTATTTTCTGAAGGTCAGGAAACCGTTCATACTGTTGGGAGTGACGGCAGGGATGGATCTGTTCCTCTATGTGATGTTTTGCATGGGGTTAAAACTCAGCCTGCCCGCGGGAATTCTGTTTTGA
- a CDS encoding tripartite tricarboxylate transporter substrate binding protein gives MKKRLAAVLCLSMMMGVLAGCSGGNSAGAPAKETAQAEAGTGNAEQAESKPEKAAADSAGGEYADFPTKNITYICSGSAGGGLDLCARMISPYIEKYLPGNGTVTVENVTGGQNWNAWIRLIQSAPDGYNIGSLATPQFCNYLNKSLQIQYTMDDYTPLVNCVTDYCTICVRADDSRFDDVDNLEELVACLKENSETEFLVSLTSGGGADEIAMYEFMGWSKITNMTGINYADGISASKAGFLGAETDIYFGKVGDSFTMFEDGNAKILAVLASERSEILPDVPTGKEQGFDVVLGSSRGIVVPNGMDEELKAILEDACKKASEDPEYLATMKAGGYEVDFMGSEEYAAYLAGVKEMVEKYADQLGYNE, from the coding sequence ATGAAAAAAAGATTAGCAGCAGTTTTATGTCTCAGCATGATGATGGGCGTTCTGGCGGGATGCAGCGGCGGGAACAGTGCCGGAGCTCCGGCGAAGGAGACCGCTCAGGCGGAAGCCGGAACCGGGAACGCGGAACAGGCGGAAAGTAAACCGGAAAAAGCCGCGGCGGATTCAGCCGGTGGGGAATACGCAGATTTTCCAACGAAAAATATTACTTACATCTGTTCCGGCAGTGCGGGAGGAGGACTGGATCTCTGCGCCAGAATGATTTCCCCTTACATAGAAAAGTATCTGCCTGGAAACGGAACCGTGACGGTTGAAAATGTGACGGGAGGGCAGAACTGGAATGCCTGGATCCGTTTAATCCAGTCTGCGCCGGACGGCTATAATATCGGCTCCCTGGCCACGCCTCAATTCTGCAATTATTTAAATAAATCTCTTCAAATCCAGTATACGATGGATGATTATACCCCTCTCGTAAACTGTGTTACCGATTATTGCACCATCTGTGTCCGGGCGGATGACAGCCGGTTTGACGATGTGGACAATCTGGAAGAATTAGTTGCCTGTCTGAAGGAAAATTCGGAAACGGAATTTTTAGTCAGCCTGACCTCGGGAGGCGGAGCCGATGAAATTGCGATGTATGAGTTCATGGGCTGGAGCAAAATTACAAATATGACAGGAATCAATTACGCGGACGGTATATCGGCCTCCAAGGCTGGATTCCTGGGAGCCGAGACAGATATTTATTTTGGCAAGGTAGGCGATTCCTTTACCATGTTCGAGGATGGAAACGCAAAGATACTGGCCGTTCTGGCATCGGAGCGATCGGAAATTCTTCCCGATGTGCCAACGGGAAAAGAGCAGGGGTTTGACGTTGTACTGGGTTCCTCGCGCGGCATCGTCGTGCCGAACGGAATGGATGAAGAGCTGAAGGCAATTCTCGAGGATGCCTGTAAAAAGGCGTCGGAAGATCCGGAGTACCTGGCGACCATGAAAGCCGGAGGATATGAGGTGGACTTTATGGGAAGTGAAGAGTATGCCGCATACTTAGCCGGTGTTAAAGAAATGGTTGAAAAATATGCGGATCAGCTTGGATACAATGAGTAG